The genomic segment TGGGTGGGGGAGTTTATCCCCTTTTCATCCGAGAGCGGCTTATCGTCTGACTGGAGAATTCTCCATTTACCTGTCACCAGAATATCAGGGAGAGGGGATCGGGAGCTTTCTTTTGCAGCATCTTTGTCAATGTGCAGAGGCGCTTGGATATCACTCCTTAATTGGCCTGATCACAGCGACAAATTCTGCTAGCCTTGGACTAGCACAAAAACATGGTTTTTTACGGGTGGGACATTATCACGAAGTGGGTCAGAAATTTGGAAAATGGCTAGATGTCATTGCGGTACAAAGAACAATCTTAGAAAATTAATCAGGAAACTGTTAATTTTTAATTATTATTCCCTAATCATTCAAAAAACTATTACATAATTTCACAATACTATCTTTTAAAATCTCTTT from the Desulfosporosinus sp. Sb-LF genome contains:
- a CDS encoding GNAT family N-acetyltransferase; protein product: MSLEKRIRLAERRDLQRLNEIYNWAVLNTVATFDLEERSSEQSEQWFVSHQNPFYPLYVVETAGNVSGWGSLSPFHPRAAYRLTGEFSIYLSPEYQGEGIGSFLLQHLCQCAEALGYHSLIGLITATNSASLGLAQKHGFLRVGHYHEVGQKFGKWLDVIAVQRTILEN